Proteins encoded in a region of the Quercus lobata isolate SW786 chromosome 8, ValleyOak3.0 Primary Assembly, whole genome shotgun sequence genome:
- the LOC115955010 gene encoding uncharacterized protein LOC115955010, with translation MASKIQLVSLVLLHFLIFGALSYALAYMAMKRSSATLVLISDTKSAYCAYAYDDASWLGMFSSISLMCAQMIVMVASSCFVGRNPSPGCSKAWAFAFFIASWVSFFAAEGILLKASIRGAFSFDYVTMFGYMPVGCQNMRKKMFDDGTIYILFTCVTSQIYHLTYWKAQHNV, from the exons ATGGCTTCCAAAATACAATTGGTTTCGCTTGTCCTCCTGCATTTCCTCATATTTGGAGCACTTTCCTATGCTCTTGCTTATATGGCTATGAAACGCAGTAGT GCAACGCTGGTGCTCATTTCTGATACGAAATCTGCCTACTGTGCCTACGCTTATGATGATGCTTCCTGGTTGGGCATGTTCTCCAGTATATCACTCATGTGTGCTCAAATGATTGTCATGGTTGCAAGCAGTTGTTTTGTTGGGAGGAATCCGAGTCCTGGTTGTTCTAAGGCATGGGCATTTGCCTTCTTCATTGCTTCATG GGTTTCATTCTTCGCTGCAGAGGGAATCCTTCTTAAAGCTTCCATTAGAGGAGCCTTTTCGTTTGACTATGTGACCATGTTTGGATACATGCCAGTTGGTTGCCAGAACATGAGGAAAAAAATGTTTGATGATGGAACAATTTATATTCTGTTTACTTGCGTAACCTCCCAGATCTACCATTTGACATATTGGAAAGCCCAACATAATGTCTAG